From the genome of Monomorium pharaonis isolate MP-MQ-018 chromosome 1, ASM1337386v2, whole genome shotgun sequence:
TTACGTGTGTTGGATTTCGCGTTACGTAACTGCATGCATTAAGTTACGTGTTAATACCCAATAGAATAAAGTGATTAATTATGCTGTAATCATCaatcataatataatacagTGCGTAGCGTATAATacgatgaaaataaaatagtactattaattcttttacaaaaggCGTTTttggaaagagagaaacttgAAAAAAGTACCTCAAGAgtgtaattttatagttttttaatcgtaaaaaaagaaatttggaTGATAAAAGATGTCTGTCTTAAAAGGATTAAACTAATGATATTAAAACGCCAAGCCGTACGGCCGgccttattttattaaaccaacaatatgatacatttttcgagataaaaaattacatcaaacACGGCAATTAATCGCGGTAAAGATTACAATTGGTTTAAAATGGATCGCCCTGACCGTCCTtctcgttaattaattaattaattaacaacacATCAAGATTTGCACTactctttcattttttgttaatgaacaaaaaaattataaattatctcgATCATTCTCCGTTTAttcattgtttaattaattaattagttaattaacaAGACTCCTTGAGAAAGGAGAATATTTTCTCACACCGcgtatttcaataattttaaacaacattatttgtttattaaaacgaTTCATTCGAGTTATTTCAAATGttaattagaattagaatGACACTCAATCTTTAGACATCATgatgttaaaatattctcGCGCGgtgagaaaattatttctatgtatatatatgtctaCAGCCTTAAGATAAGTATCACTGCGTATCACAGAATGAGGAGATTGCTTTGCGACTGTAAAAACCGCGACATTCTAGGTTCGAAAACaacgtaaattattatattttattttaattcaagtttTGATTATATGTGAAAAATTCATCGCGTCTAAGATCAATGcattatattctttctttttatttttgtaaaaagtatcATATATTGCAGTTACGAAGAAATCTCCCTTTATACATATAGCATGAACTGACGAAAGCTACCGACCACGTAATTATACATACGCAATTTCTAACAAATATTCAACTACATTATGTAATTTCTCTATACAGCTAAAAACGGGCAATGGGACGATCCAAAGTCGCAAATTGTACATTTTCGGAAAAAATTATGcgaaaattatagttatttaatgcagttttaatcaattcaattcgaatgcaaataaaataataaaataaaaatatcaataaaaaaattgagacaAATTTGTGTTTCtttgtaagaataaaaatcaacTGCGTTTTACATCAAAGTAATGTTTAATGAGATAAGATACGACTTATCAAAGATTTCATAAAAAGCAGGTGGAATCGCCTCATTGTGTGGTGCTTAAAtctcgtaaaaataaaaattagatgaCGATCACGTTCcagttaaaacattttacgatataaaatatttattaaatatgaagaggaaggaaggaagcgCTCTCTATGTCTCACATAAATCGTGCGGTCGTATGTCGTTGAAACAGATTGAACAGCGATTTTCATTCAATCTGTATCAacgtaaagaaaattatctcgACGAGAATTTCGCAAGATATGCGAGCACAACGGTAAAGATGGATAGAAAACGTTTTTGTCATTCAGTCTTGTACAATGTTTGTATTCTTGACGAAAAATGGACACTTAGAtaacgttatttaattttttatttaattatcgaaagatattttcttctttttttctgagctttttataaacattagcTTGCAtcgaaaaaagagaaaagaaaaacaatggaaaataaaatacctCACATCACAATGAACGCCCTTGCTCTTTTTTGTGCGGCTATTCTCTCACTCCGTCGTAGCAGAGGCCGCTGCTCATCTTCGTTCATCACATCGTAGGTTTCACAATATTCCCATTTAGCTATCTTACCATCCCACTACAAGCACAAAACATAATTCTGCATTAATGCGTATCTTATCGTAAGAATACATGCAGATCACACGCGGATTAAAAGATATCGCAACTTCGAATTgccatatatacatataaaatataaacatctTAACTATTAGTGATAAGAGTGTAGCATGCAAATTTGCCATCTATGTCAAAGATTTAGGTGCAAATCCATTAAAAACAatccaacaaaattttaattaatcactaTCTCAAAAGGCAaacagcaatttttttttgttttttcaagtCACTATGGAGCAGTAGAAAAATAGTACAGTTcaaaataatctcttttttccttactattaaataaacgtaattTTTGTCAGAAAGATAAACAGTTCGTAGTTGCGACTTTTCTTTCCATGATTTTCTTATCATCAATAATGTTACTCACAGACGAGGTAATGAAATTGTGATCAAAGGGATGCCAGCTAACATCACGTACGCATCCCGTGTGGCCTCTTATCTTACGTACTATTTTTCCCGTTAGAATATCGTATACTGcaaataagagaaaaacaaaatatacaatcAGCCAGTTCAACCatttatagttttacataTTGAGAAAATGGACCATAAAACTTACTGATAAATCGACCTGTCGAATCCCCCGTGTAAATGTATCTCTGTCCAGTATTATCTGGCGGGGAAAAGCGACAACGTATCAAAGTTTTGCGGACTGAATGACCGTAATATGTCATGACACTAGTATCACCATCTAAGCAGCCTCGTTCCCATACTgtgaaacagaaaaatatcatatgtatttcttaattGTGTTAAACAATAGAGATCAATTGTCTTTAACATTTcagatgtataataattaaaaatataaaaacaacgATTATCtgaacttttttctttatttcatgaCTTTAAATAGACACTTACATCGTTGAGGTACAGGTTGCCATCGATAGTCCCAATCCTGACGTTCGATAATCTGGCGAGCATTTTGCTGGGCTCTATGAGTAGAGAACACGCGCGTATCCCACAACTTGATGGATTGGTCTTTAGAATTGGTTATAAAATATCGTGTATCGCCACGCGAATCGATATACGTGATCCCGTCCCTATGACCGGCCAATATTCCCACTGCACGTGGATTAGATTCGTTTAACATTCTCCTATCCCACACCTAAATGGTCAAAAAAAGACATTGAAGTCAGTTCACAATCGTACAATAATAACAGTAACTTTAttgaatacaaataataaacggGCCCAGTAATGAGTGACTTGAATCACAAATTTGTGCGATAAAGAACTTTAGTAAACCAAGTCTCTTCTTGGCTATTTAGAAGCTTAAGTCTATTCTATTCGAATGGCTAAATTATACCTTACATAATCCGTCGTCGCTGGCGCTATAAAAAATCTGAGAGCTGTCGTCCGCAAAGGCAACACTGTTCACGTCTTCGTCATGACCTTcaaactgtaaaaataatcatacatTAGTGCAAGGAATGGCAAGTGCGTTTTCGTCAAATAAATTCCATTGAATAATGATTATCGTTACGAACCCGCAAGATTCGCTGCTGGCACTCGAGATCGTATATGTAAAGGCATTGATCATTGGCACCACCAAGGATTTCTTTGCCATCATTCGAAAAAGCTACAGAGAAAACGCAAAATCGCCGTACACCTGGCGTTAATGGTAACGTTTCCAGTGAGCCTCCAGATATGTGACACTGatatactgtaaaaaaaaaaataataaggaaaTGTGTATCACACGAGACCTCCTATTGTGCAATGCCACTTACAACAGTCCGCCCAGCTCGAGTATGCAAAGTGTTTGCCATTCGGACTGAACGCTATGTCCAGAACGCTCCAACCAACGTCGTGCGCCAGCATCCGATTGTACAAGATAAAATTACCGTTGTGCGTCTGATATATGTACAACCATTTGTCTGCAAAAATTCACACGAGCATTCAAAATAAAGTAGAACTGTTATGATTATACAATACATGATAAATCTCATAATACAACAAAGACATAAATATAAGGcaagctttttaatttattaatcaacgatttaaaaattgtttgacCTTGAGTGGCAGTGATGAAGAACTCCCCATCCTTAGAGTATGAGCCGCAAAACACTTTGGAACCATATTCTTCTATGAAGTGCGGTTTATTAGGCAAAAGACTATTTCTTATCCTACACCGTTCGCTAAAGCTAAAACCATTTGGACTGAGAGCCCTGCTCTGTATTACAGATGTGACGGACATGTTCCTCTGGTCGGTATCCCCGGAGGCGTGTTTGGTGACGACAGTTATGTCGTTTCTCTGAAAAGCAAAACATAACGTATGTACACAATGTATCCAGAGATACGAGACGAGAATCTGGAAAGCAAGTAAACCAGAAAAATAGCAGCAAGTCGAGGAACGCGAGGTCGAGGACTTTCGCTCGCGTCTTCGCCTTCGACGCGTTCCAGAATGCGCTCCTGGACCACACGTTCGATCGTGGGGGGGATTTGCTTCAGGCTGAACTCACCTCTAATCTGGTTGTATCTGGAAacctcgctcgcgcgcgaatTCGCGCCAGTTCATCCTCCGATTCATCAGACGTATTCTCTATAGTGCGACCGTTCGGGCAAAAAAGACGATACCGAGGATGTTTGGCACGGACTCGTGTCGCGAGGTTATGTAACAAGACGAGACCAAAGTAGGGTGAGGGTGACGTCCCCGTGCGAATTTCTTCCCTTCTCGGAACGAGTGTCCCTCGTTCCCGCGAACGATCACTCGGGAGACGCGATACGAGAAATGTCAGGAAATATGGAACGAGACGAGCAGCGAAACAGTTTGCGAGAAGATATTCTGCAGCGAGACGGGAGATGAGGTTAGGAAAATAGCGCGCGAGACCGCGGCACGTCGAAAATGTCGGAGGGAATACGTAGGACCAGCaggttataaacatttataataaacataataaaaaattaatgcgttATAAATCCCAAAATAGATTATAGGTCTGTGTTTTCCtctaaacttttttcattATCTCAAAATCTCGCGCgtgataataaaatctaaatttgaaggaaaattCCTCTTAGTGCAAATAATATCATCCTGGCTACTGTGGCTACTCAACAAATGCGAACGTAGAATCATTCTGTTCTGTCCGATGCAGCTTCCATTGGATTgcatatttgcaatattaatcTGGGAATAGGTCATCTGAGAAGTTTCTTATACTCCAGcgttgaaaaaataaagcttaatcacggcaaattttttaactggtCCAAGATCCATGgtttattttattcgaaaCTTTAATTCGAGACCCAAtttgtgcaataaaaataaattatactcaCAGTAGTATTTGTTAAAGCTGGGGACTGTAGAAAACAATTTAGACCTAGACGACCAGATTTACATCAATCGAACatagcaaaaaatttatattataagttcgaaataatattataacttaagtttctaaattaaaaataaataaaattactccaTGTGATTTACACACAAGGAAAAGATAATTACTCTCTGATTAAGTAAACATTGCCAATATTATAAGTTTTGCTCAATCAATAGGAATTTTTTGAGAAATCTTTGAGAAAATCGTGTAATTGGCAGCTAGtttgatattttgataaaagcaaatttcttaattttgcaCTCACTGCAACTTTCAATCTTTTTTCGTCTggatattgtaaattttgttataatatttttggaaaaaaaagaaaaaaacgtagtTGTTACCatcaatttctgaaaaattttctcaaaattctcatatttttacagaatttttctgaatttcgTATAATTTGcgactttttcaaaaatttatcgtattttatgaaatttctCACACATTTTTCATATGTTAAGTTTCAATTTTGCGGAAACGCGATTTTTCGGATTTTCTCGAAGAAAGCTCTTTCACTTGATTATGCAAATCAAGTCGCATGCGTTATAAGGCACATTTGGACGTTGAAACGTAGAAACCTCGTGGGTGTTCCGAAGTTTAAGAGGCAAAGGCCATGGCAGATTGAGAGACAAGTTTACTGTGgaattacaaattatagaacagcgatattaaagttatattaaaagtttacatGTCAGGGACGCCCAATTTAGGCCAGACACGTGGCGCAACTACGCGATTCGAACATCAATGGACGAAACGCCggaagatattaattaatttcgttcCGTGATTGGTTTTGCGGTCAAACTCGCGGTTGGATCGGTATTACAACGATCCCATACTTTTACTGATGCACACGACCAGTTAAACATCCAAAGGAAATAAGATAGATTAAGCCCCACTGCGAAGTCGACTCACtcttaatctttaaatttatttcataattttcgaCGAAAATTCGTTTTCCCTTTATTTTACATCACGatactttaataaatgacACGAGAAACAAGAGGAAGTGCTCAAAGAGAATCTGGCGCTTAATCATATTTtcacattaattattgttaaatatattttttagttttataatttaatattttacttttcttatatttttagattcaaaataaaaaatacagctTAGCAGTGTTAAGTTGACCAACGAGAAATCCTGACACTTTAATTCACAGTCGACCGCGCATTTGACattacgagaaaaaaataaacacgaCCCGATTACCTTTCTGCGACGAGGAAATACAATGGAAATACGAGGAAATACACGAGGAAATATCCGGAAAAACAATTCGGTAA
Proteins encoded in this window:
- the LOC105840138 gene encoding DDB1- and CUL4-associated factor 11 isoform X2 translates to MLPSSILSRFPSEDSCVSRNDITVVTKHASGDTDQRNMSVTSVIQSRALSPNGFSFSERCRIRNSLLPNKPHFIEEYGSKVFCGSYSKDGEFFITATQDKWLYIYQTHNGNFILYNRMLAHDVGWSVLDIAFSPNGKHFAYSSWADCLYQCHISGGSLETLPLTPGVRRFCVFSVAFSNDGKEILGGANDQCLYIYDLECQQRILRFEGHDEDVNSVAFADDSSQIFYSASDDGLCKVWDRRMLNESNPRAVGILAGHRDGITYIDSRGDTRYFITNSKDQSIKLWDTRVFSTHRAQQNARQIIERQDWDYRWQPVPQRLWERGCLDGDTSVMTYYGHSVRKTLIRCRFSPPDNTGQRYIYTGDSTGRFIIYDILTGKIVRKIRGHTGCVRDVSWHPFDHNFITSSWDGKIAKWEYCETYDVMNEDEQRPLLRRSERIAAQKRARAFIVM
- the LOC105840138 gene encoding DDB1- and CUL4-associated factor 11 isoform X1; the encoded protein is MFITCWSYVFPPTFSTCRGLARYFPNLISRLAAEYLLANCFAARLVPYFLTFLVSRLPSDRSRERGTLVPRREEIRTGTSPSPYFGLVLLHNLATRVRAKHPRYRLFCPNGRTIENTSDESEDELARIRARARFPDTTRLERNDITVVTKHASGDTDQRNMSVTSVIQSRALSPNGFSFSERCRIRNSLLPNKPHFIEEYGSKVFCGSYSKDGEFFITATQDKWLYIYQTHNGNFILYNRMLAHDVGWSVLDIAFSPNGKHFAYSSWADCLYQCHISGGSLETLPLTPGVRRFCVFSVAFSNDGKEILGGANDQCLYIYDLECQQRILRFEGHDEDVNSVAFADDSSQIFYSASDDGLCKVWDRRMLNESNPRAVGILAGHRDGITYIDSRGDTRYFITNSKDQSIKLWDTRVFSTHRAQQNARQIIERQDWDYRWQPVPQRLWERGCLDGDTSVMTYYGHSVRKTLIRCRFSPPDNTGQRYIYTGDSTGRFIIYDILTGKIVRKIRGHTGCVRDVSWHPFDHNFITSSWDGKIAKWEYCETYDVMNEDEQRPLLRRSERIAAQKRARAFIVM